The following are encoded in a window of Amblyraja radiata isolate CabotCenter1 chromosome 7, sAmbRad1.1.pri, whole genome shotgun sequence genomic DNA:
- the lrrfip1 gene encoding leucine-rich repeat flightless-interacting protein 1 isoform X17 — protein sequence MGTQGSGRKRIANRERLSAEDDTLNLIAREAEARLAAKRAARAEAREIRMKELERQQKEIYQVQKKYYGLDTKWGDIEQWMEDSEKYSRRFRRHTSVSDEDDWTSVGSRGSARVEEKLDKDFTEKGSRAASSLSAATLASLGGTSSRRGSGETTTSIDTEGSIREIKEIFELKDQIQDVEGKYMEGLKELKDSLMEVEEKYKKAMVSNAQLDNEKANLMYQVDTLREDLLGLEEQLAEMHRGHEEKSKELERQKHAYCILQHQFEEMKETLQEREEMLTEIKELNQKQRSFAQEITDLQETLEWKDKKIGALERQKEYSEAIRIDRDELRNEVMMLKERLKAHGLMTNGEAEHVGKEGSAHRETAQTRPQAEAQQQSSSDKPLGECHGLQMRNEILKAVEQKGNMQNTGTDEQMDKTGNREMLMDNVEEKDKTESFEELTETDTPTVTVRDNANADQIECTAANLDDRVKSAFDTQNTGGKEVTERINSVPRSEETMQSYSCREEGESGSDLRIEVNQLQENAKETLNDEARFQNEQGDPGCHGGMIKEKHIEIGNDVNVVHNDVVGTGADYQMIVEKTQQIVQNVVEKAVEIIRQEMSGHELQEKLPDLGEDICVGIVSHEVKRKNLTRTQEIPAESNQVDQKELGRVVIQKTEHEQAVIGTVLETEICSSDLQGDVIKSEETGPLLVMLSDQNDQLRSSGEGIYEIDDTEKEGLSDQGRKKQPIVGGFTVSEELEEVEEMAEKVEVVNGLTTGAAMQELEENKDDACRLGGEKEPVKGDEVNHALIHNEDQEWRDDVIVKESTETCPQDEEIKDCELGKEQLPNEDEPNTTAKPEDGARQLSQHQKVEGSLEHDCLLKVTLNEEKNETETENESNIVEFESEVKTPKGNEDRARELGEDDKGVNAGKVKCHGSDKSENNMRESDIEDYETDEGTDKETGTDGILYYRERWVIDEVSKSEGSVKSSKADVDGGNDRDNDQENDSNIASGDRYETIGSKEDTIKNQKEYKANLKSQGEKIAMDISGDISSEFKILADESEFQRPSSNIFGGPEEEDDEIKCSKVEEKDESQTIKEVDDDAIGEEEVEVISPIEENNEVNIPRGDGEEVKSTREGDNSVKGIEGTKVKNSRVEEEIEVRSPKEDDEVKDEEGNEIKSPRDKDDEVGDEEEDDVKSYKEDDEVKDEEVHEVKIPRETQDEVDEEEVEVKGSKEDDNVKDEERDEVKSPREEYKVVRDEEEEVKSTKKENIQAKDDEGDEVTSPGREVQDVVRKDVVGIEDPRAEDKVRREKRNVVISSNVEVKEPTEKEKDEVKGPREEGGKVKNREGNIIIDPKDEDADEVKGSVVADDSSIGEDGIKGSRGDEDEVKVPRGEEGGNFKGSREEEEEEEEDMIKSPRDLNDELEGPIEEGDDVIGPRGNEGEEVKRPRGEEELDLKDSENKEKIMVKTGQKSEEQHGTDSLGKEQRKENEVCTVEKSEETKVTDLTKKENLGEIVDDKTVWHLKGQVNESSKTNQLQSKSFEEIYEGKPESNFKSVHKAMDNKIEQEMVREVTTGITEEPTALEHLQVGGEKERKQILDTNSCNKTFGDNTQTSKRVDSSSEEKDEKARCELNEEQKELAEGGEQDSSIGRVSLGEVTNQRIQDGEKVDLVTSERDTSGANKEQTIQDSETIKTRIEGTTNIQSGIVEQEIRGKDEDSEKGDPFEWDKETNEMLQGEIRDDEAPKSEEKREKTSAESAAEPRSSENLKANTDCNRDAEYDEQKCQHRNNSSRQSSYGEDQPQSESQKGMSNISGAEGNMKADEEMGLSETAKDSKRKSKSKDECSLS from the exons GAAATCTTTGAATTAAAGGACCAGATACAGGATGTAGAAGGAAAGTACATGGAGGGGTTGAAGGAGCTGAAG GACTCGTTGATGGAGGTTGAGGAGAAGTACAAAAAGGCTATGGTATCAAACGCACAGCTAGACAACGAAAAGGCCAATCTGATGTACCAGGTGGACACTTTGAGGGAAGATCTGCTGGGGCTGGAAGAACAGTTAGCAGAGATGCACAGGGGACATGAGGAAAAGTCCAAG GAACTGGAGAGACAAAAACATGCTTATTGCATCTTgcaacatcagtttgaagaaatgaAGGAGACCCTTCAAGAAAGGGAAGAGATGTTAACG GAAATCAAAGAGCTGAACCAGAAACAGCGTTCTTTTGCACAAGAAATCACTGATCTCCAGGAGACGCTGGAATGGAAAGACAAGAAAATTGGG GCCTTAGAAAGACAGAAGGAATACTCTGAAGCCATCAGGATTGATCGAGATGAGCTTAGGAATGAGGTTATGATGCTGAAGGAGAGACTGAAG GCCCATGGGCTGATGACAAACGGAGAAGCTGAGCATGTTGGCAAAGAAGGAAGTGCACACAGAGAAACTGCTCAGACAAGGCCTCAGGCTGAGGCCCAGCAACAGAGCTCCAGCGACAAACCCCTAG GAGAATGCCACGGATTGCAAATGAGGAATGAAATTTTGAAGGCTGTTGAGCAAAAAGGAAACATGCAGAATACTGGAACTGATGAACAGATGGACAAGACTGGGAATCGGGAAATGTTAATGGATAATGTGGAAGAAAAGGACAAAACTGAGAGCTTTGAGGAACTGACTGAGACTGATACACCAACAGTGACTGTAAGAGATAATGCAAATGCAGACCAGATAGAATGTACTGCAGCTAATCTTGATGACAGAGTGAAAAGTGCATTTGACACACAAAACACAGGAGGTAAGGAGGTAACTGAGAGAATAAATAGTGTCCCGAGATCTGAAGAaacaatgcagagctatagttgcAGAGAGGAGGGTGAGAGTGGAAGTGATCTAAGAATAGAAGTGAATCAGCTGCAGGAGAATGCTAAAGAGACTTTGAATGATGAAGCGAGGTTTCAGAATGAACAAGGAGATCCAGGTTGCCATGGAGGGATGATCAAGGAAAAACATATTGAAATCGGGAATGATGTAAATGTTGTGCACAATGATGTTGTTGGAACAGGAGCTGACTATCAAATGATTGTGGAGAAAACTCAGCAAATAGTGCAGAATGTAGTAGAAAAAGCTGTAGAAATTATTCGGCAAGAGATGTCTGGGCATGAATTGCAGGAGAAGTTGCCAGATCTGGGAGAGGACATTTGTGTAGGGATAGTGTCACATGAGGTGAAAAGGAAAAACttaacaagaacacaagaaatacCTGCTGAATCTAACCAGGTTGATCAGAAGGAACTAGGTAGGGTGGTGATACAAAAGACAGAACATGAGCAAGCAGTCATTGGGACTGTGCTGGAGACTGAAATCTGCTCATCAGATCTTCAGGGTGATGTAATCAAGAGTGAGGAGACTGGGCCATTGCTTGTCATGCTGTCAGATCAAAATGATCAATTAAGGTCCAGTGGAGAAGGCATCTATGAGATAGATGATACAGAGAAAGAGGGACTAAGCGATCAGGGGAGAAAGAAGCAACCAATAGTTGGTGGATTCACGGTTTCTGAAGAGCTGGAAGAAGTagaagaaatggcagagaaagTTGAGGTAGTGAATGGTTTAACAACTGGAGCAGCCATGCAGGAGTTGGAAGAAAACAAAGATGATGCTTGCCGtctgggaggggagaaagagcctGTGAAAGGAGATGAAGTCAACCATGCACTCATTCATAATGAAGATCAAGAGTGGAGGGATGATGTGATTGTGAAAGAGAGCACAGAAACGTGTCCACAGGATGAGGAAATTAAGGATTGTGAACTAGGAAAAGAACAGCTGCCAAATGAAGAtgagcccaatacaactgcaaaGCCAGAGGATGGAGCCAGACAACTGTCGCAGCATCAAAAAGTGGAAGGCAGTTTAGAACATGATTGTCTCCTGAAAGTTACATTGAATGAGGAGAAAAATGAGACGGAAACTGAGAACGAGAGTAATATTGTAGAATTTGAAAGCGAAGTCAAGACGCCCAAAGGAAATGAGGATAGAGCAAGGGAACTCGGGGAAGATGATAAAGGTGTTAATGCAGGGAAAGTTAAATGTCATGGAAGCGATAAAAGTGAGAATAACATGAGAGAGAGTGACATTGAGGATTATGAAACGGATGAAGGTACTGACAAAGAGACTGGTACAGATGGAATTTTATATTATAGAGAGAGGTGGGTGATAGATGAGGTCAGTAAAAGTGAAGGGAGTGTCAAGAGCTCCAAAGCTGATGTGGATGGAGGCAATGATAGGGATAATGACCAGGAAAATGACAGCAATATCGCAAGTGGTGATCGATATGAGACTATAGGTTCCAAAGAAGATACCATTAAAAATCAGAAAGAATATAAAGCAAATTTGAAAAGCCAAGGAGAAAAAATTGCGATggacatctctggagatataAGCAGTGAGTTTAAGATTCTGGCAGATGAAAGTGAGTTTCAACGCCCCAGTTCAAATATATTTGGGGGTCCTGAAGAGGAAGATGATGAAATCAAATGTTCCAAGGTTGAAGAAAAGGATGAGTCCCAAACCATCAAAGAAGTAGATGATGATGCCATAGGTGAAGAGGAGGTTGAAGTCATAAGCCCCATTGAAGAAAACAATGAAGTCAATATCCCCAGGGGCGACGGAGAAGAGGTTAAAAGTACCAGAGAAGGAGATAATAGTGTCAAAGGCATAGAGGGGACCAAAGTCAAAAACTCCAGAGTTGAGGAAGAGATTGAGGTCAGAAGTCCCAAAGAAGATGATGAAGTCAAAGATGAAGAGGGGAATGAGATCAAGAGTCCCCGAGACAAGGACGATGAGGTTGGAGATGAAGAAGAAGATGATGTCAAAAGCTACAAAGAAGATGATGAAGTCAAAGATGAAGAGGTGCATGAGGTCAAAATTCCCAGAGAAACGCAAGATGAGGTTGATGAAGAGGAAGTTGAGGTCAAAGGTTCCAAAGAAGATGATAACGTCAAAGATGAAGAGAGGGATGAGGTCAAGAGTCCCAGAGAAGAGTACAAAGTGGTCAGAGATGAAGAAGAAGAGGTCAAAAGCACCAAAAAAGAAAATATTCAGGCCAAAGATGATGAGGGAGATGAAGTCACCAGCCCTGGAAGAGAAGTACAGGATGTTGTCAGAAAAGATGTGGTTGGGATTGAAGACCCCAGAGCAGAAGACAAAGTCAGACGTGAAAAAAGGAATGTGGTCATTAGTTCTAATGTTGAAGTAAAGGAACCAACAGAAAAAGAAAAGGATGAAGTTAAGGGCCCCAGAGAAGAAGGTGGGAAGGTAAAAAATAGAGAAGGAAATATTATCATTGACCCCAAGGATGAGGATGCAGATGAGGTAAAAGGTTCTGTTGTAGCAGATGATTCGAGTATAGGTGAAGATGGGATCAAAGGCTCtagaggagatgaggatgaagtcAAAGTTCCCAGAGGAGAGGAAGGCGGCAATTTTAAAGGGtccagagaggaggaggaggaggaggaggaggatatgATCAAAAGCCCCAGAGATTTGAATGATGAGCTCGAAGGCCCCATAGAAGAGGGTGATGATGTCATCGGGCCCAGAGGTAATGAGGGAGAAGAGGTCAAGAGACCCCGAGGAGAGGAAGAGCTTGACCTCAAAGACTCTGAAAATAAAGAGAAGATAATGGTCAAGACTGGACAAAAAAGTGAAGAACAACATGGCACAGACAGTCTAGGAAAAGAGCAGAGAAAGGAGAATGAAGTATGTACAGTTGAAAAATCAGAAGAAACAAAGGTTACTGATCTGACAAAAAAGGAAAATCTGGGTGAAATCGTGGATGACAAAACTGTGTGGCATTTAAAGGGCCAAGTTAATGAGAGCAGCAAAACCAATCAATTGCAGAGTAAGAGCTTTGAAGAAATATATGAAGGCAAACCAGAGAGTAATTTCAAGAGTGTTCACAAGGCAATGGATAACAAAATTGAACAAGAGATGGTGAGAGAGGTGACGACTGGAATAACTGAAGAACCAACAGCACTAGAGCACCTGCAAGTTGGGGGTGAGAAAGAAAGGAAGCAAATACTGGATACCAATAGTTGTAATAAAACATTTGGGGATAATACCCAGACGTCAAAAAGGGTTGATAGCAGTTCCGAAGAAAAGGATGAAAAAGCAAGGTGTGAATTAAATGAAGAACAAAAAGAACTAGCAGAAGGTGGGGAGCAGGATTCATCAATAGGTAGAGTGTCATTGGGGGAAGTTACTAATCAAAGAATTCAAGATGGTGAAAAAGTGGATCTTGTAACGAGTGAAAGAGATACTTCTGGGGCCAACAAAGAACAAACGATACAGGACTCTGAGACAATCAAAACAAGGATAGAAGGCACAACAAATATTCAGAGTGGTATTGTAGAACAAGAGATCAGAGGCAAAGATGAGGATTCTGAGAAAGGGGATCCGTTTGAGTGGGATAAAGAGACAAATGAAATGTTGCAAGGTGAAATTCGAGATGATGAGGCACCTAAGAGTGAGGAGAAAAGGGAAAAGACATCTGCTGAAAGTGCGGCTGAACCCAGGTCCAGTGAGAATCTAAAAGCTAATACTGATTGTAATAGGGATGCAGAGTATGATGAGCAGAAGTGCCAGCATAGGAACAATAGTTCAAGACAATCCAGTTATGGTGAGGACCAGCCTCAGAGTGAGAGTCAGAAGGGTATGTCCAACATAAGTGGAGCAGAAGGAAATATGAAGGCAGATGAAGAAATGGGGCTTTCTGAGACAGCAAAGGATAGTAAGAGAAAAAGCAAAAGTAAAGATGAGTGTTCATTATCATGA
- the lrrfip1 gene encoding leucine-rich repeat flightless-interacting protein 1 isoform X19, which produces MGTQGSGRKRIANRERLSAEDDTLNLIAREAEARLAAKRAARAEAREIRMKELERQQKEIYQVQKKYYGLDTKWGDIEQWMVSDEDDWTSVGSRGSARVEEKLDKDFTEKGSRAASSLSAATLASLGGTSSRRGSGETTTSIDTEGSIREIKEIFELKDQIQDVEGKYMEGLKELKDSLMEVEEKYKKAMVSNAQLDNEKANLMYQVDTLREDLLGLEEQLAEMHRGHEEKSKELERQKHAYCILQHQFEEMKETLQEREEMLTEIKELNQKQRSFAQEITDLQETLEWKDKKIGALERQKEYSEAIRIDRDELRNEVMMLKERLKAHGLMTNGEAEHVGKEGSAHRETAQTRPQAEAQQQSSSDKPLGECHGLQMRNEILKAVEQKGNMQNTGTDEQMDKTGNREMLMDNVEEKDKTESFEELTETDTPTVTVRDNANADQIECTAANLDDRVKSAFDTQNTGGKEVTERINSVPRSEETMQSYSCREEGESGSDLRIEVNQLQENAKETLNDEARFQNEQGDPGCHGGMIKEKHIEIGNDVNVVHNDVVGTGADYQMIVEKTQQIVQNVVEKAVEIIRQEMSGHELQEKLPDLGEDICVGIVSHEVKRKNLTRTQEIPAESNQVDQKELGRVVIQKTEHEQAVIGTVLETEICSSDLQGDVIKSEETGPLLVMLSDQNDQLRSSGEGIYEIDDTEKEGLSDQGRKKQPIVGGFTVSEELEEVEEMAEKVEVVNGLTTGAAMQELEENKDDACRLGGEKEPVKGDEVNHALIHNEDQEWRDDVIVKESTETCPQDEEIKDCELGKEQLPNEDEPNTTAKPEDGARQLSQHQKVEGSLEHDCLLKVTLNEEKNETETENESNIVEFESEVKTPKGNEDRARELGEDDKGVNAGKVKCHGSDKSENNMRESDIEDYETDEGTDKETGTDGILYYRERWVIDEVSKSEGSVKSSKADVDGGNDRDNDQENDSNIASGDRYETIGSKEDTIKNQKEYKANLKSQGEKIAMDISGDISSEFKILADESEFQRPSSNIFGGPEEEDDEIKCSKVEEKDESQTIKEVDDDAIGEEEVEVISPIEENNEVNIPRGDGEEVKSTREGDNSVKGIEGTKVKNSRVEEEIEVRSPKEDDEVKDEEGNEIKSPRDKDDEVGDEEEDDVKSYKEDDEVKDEEVHEVKIPRETQDEVDEEEVEVKGSKEDDNVKDEERDEVKSPREEYKVVRDEEEEVKSTKKENIQAKDDEGDEVTSPGREVQDVVRKDVVGIEDPRAEDKVRREKRNVVISSNVEVKEPTEKEKDEVKGPREEGGKVKNREGNIIIDPKDEDADEVKGSVVADDSSIGEDGIKGSRGDEDEVKVPRGEEGGNFKGSREEEEEEEEDMIKSPRDLNDELEGPIEEGDDVIGPRGNEGEEVKRPRGEEELDLKDSENKEKIMVKTGQKSEEQHGTDSLGKEQRKENEVCTVEKSEETKVTDLTKKENLGEIVDDKTVWHLKGQVNESSKTNQLQSKSFEEIYEGKPESNFKSVHKAMDNKIEQEMVREVTTGITEEPTALEHLQVGGEKERKQILDTNSCNKTFGDNTQTSKRVDSSSEEKDEKARCELNEEQKELAEGGEQDSSIGRVSLGEVTNQRIQDGEKVDLVTSERDTSGANKEQTIQDSETIKTRIEGTTNIQSGIVEQEIRGKDEDSEKGDPFEWDKETNEMLQGEIRDDEAPKSEEKREKTSAESAAEPRSSENLKANTDCNRDAEYDEQKCQHRNNSSRQSSYGEDQPQSESQKGMSNISGAEGNMKADEEMGLSETAKDSKRKSKSKDECSLS; this is translated from the exons GAAATCTTTGAATTAAAGGACCAGATACAGGATGTAGAAGGAAAGTACATGGAGGGGTTGAAGGAGCTGAAG GACTCGTTGATGGAGGTTGAGGAGAAGTACAAAAAGGCTATGGTATCAAACGCACAGCTAGACAACGAAAAGGCCAATCTGATGTACCAGGTGGACACTTTGAGGGAAGATCTGCTGGGGCTGGAAGAACAGTTAGCAGAGATGCACAGGGGACATGAGGAAAAGTCCAAG GAACTGGAGAGACAAAAACATGCTTATTGCATCTTgcaacatcagtttgaagaaatgaAGGAGACCCTTCAAGAAAGGGAAGAGATGTTAACG GAAATCAAAGAGCTGAACCAGAAACAGCGTTCTTTTGCACAAGAAATCACTGATCTCCAGGAGACGCTGGAATGGAAAGACAAGAAAATTGGG GCCTTAGAAAGACAGAAGGAATACTCTGAAGCCATCAGGATTGATCGAGATGAGCTTAGGAATGAGGTTATGATGCTGAAGGAGAGACTGAAG GCCCATGGGCTGATGACAAACGGAGAAGCTGAGCATGTTGGCAAAGAAGGAAGTGCACACAGAGAAACTGCTCAGACAAGGCCTCAGGCTGAGGCCCAGCAACAGAGCTCCAGCGACAAACCCCTAG GAGAATGCCACGGATTGCAAATGAGGAATGAAATTTTGAAGGCTGTTGAGCAAAAAGGAAACATGCAGAATACTGGAACTGATGAACAGATGGACAAGACTGGGAATCGGGAAATGTTAATGGATAATGTGGAAGAAAAGGACAAAACTGAGAGCTTTGAGGAACTGACTGAGACTGATACACCAACAGTGACTGTAAGAGATAATGCAAATGCAGACCAGATAGAATGTACTGCAGCTAATCTTGATGACAGAGTGAAAAGTGCATTTGACACACAAAACACAGGAGGTAAGGAGGTAACTGAGAGAATAAATAGTGTCCCGAGATCTGAAGAaacaatgcagagctatagttgcAGAGAGGAGGGTGAGAGTGGAAGTGATCTAAGAATAGAAGTGAATCAGCTGCAGGAGAATGCTAAAGAGACTTTGAATGATGAAGCGAGGTTTCAGAATGAACAAGGAGATCCAGGTTGCCATGGAGGGATGATCAAGGAAAAACATATTGAAATCGGGAATGATGTAAATGTTGTGCACAATGATGTTGTTGGAACAGGAGCTGACTATCAAATGATTGTGGAGAAAACTCAGCAAATAGTGCAGAATGTAGTAGAAAAAGCTGTAGAAATTATTCGGCAAGAGATGTCTGGGCATGAATTGCAGGAGAAGTTGCCAGATCTGGGAGAGGACATTTGTGTAGGGATAGTGTCACATGAGGTGAAAAGGAAAAACttaacaagaacacaagaaatacCTGCTGAATCTAACCAGGTTGATCAGAAGGAACTAGGTAGGGTGGTGATACAAAAGACAGAACATGAGCAAGCAGTCATTGGGACTGTGCTGGAGACTGAAATCTGCTCATCAGATCTTCAGGGTGATGTAATCAAGAGTGAGGAGACTGGGCCATTGCTTGTCATGCTGTCAGATCAAAATGATCAATTAAGGTCCAGTGGAGAAGGCATCTATGAGATAGATGATACAGAGAAAGAGGGACTAAGCGATCAGGGGAGAAAGAAGCAACCAATAGTTGGTGGATTCACGGTTTCTGAAGAGCTGGAAGAAGTagaagaaatggcagagaaagTTGAGGTAGTGAATGGTTTAACAACTGGAGCAGCCATGCAGGAGTTGGAAGAAAACAAAGATGATGCTTGCCGtctgggaggggagaaagagcctGTGAAAGGAGATGAAGTCAACCATGCACTCATTCATAATGAAGATCAAGAGTGGAGGGATGATGTGATTGTGAAAGAGAGCACAGAAACGTGTCCACAGGATGAGGAAATTAAGGATTGTGAACTAGGAAAAGAACAGCTGCCAAATGAAGAtgagcccaatacaactgcaaaGCCAGAGGATGGAGCCAGACAACTGTCGCAGCATCAAAAAGTGGAAGGCAGTTTAGAACATGATTGTCTCCTGAAAGTTACATTGAATGAGGAGAAAAATGAGACGGAAACTGAGAACGAGAGTAATATTGTAGAATTTGAAAGCGAAGTCAAGACGCCCAAAGGAAATGAGGATAGAGCAAGGGAACTCGGGGAAGATGATAAAGGTGTTAATGCAGGGAAAGTTAAATGTCATGGAAGCGATAAAAGTGAGAATAACATGAGAGAGAGTGACATTGAGGATTATGAAACGGATGAAGGTACTGACAAAGAGACTGGTACAGATGGAATTTTATATTATAGAGAGAGGTGGGTGATAGATGAGGTCAGTAAAAGTGAAGGGAGTGTCAAGAGCTCCAAAGCTGATGTGGATGGAGGCAATGATAGGGATAATGACCAGGAAAATGACAGCAATATCGCAAGTGGTGATCGATATGAGACTATAGGTTCCAAAGAAGATACCATTAAAAATCAGAAAGAATATAAAGCAAATTTGAAAAGCCAAGGAGAAAAAATTGCGATggacatctctggagatataAGCAGTGAGTTTAAGATTCTGGCAGATGAAAGTGAGTTTCAACGCCCCAGTTCAAATATATTTGGGGGTCCTGAAGAGGAAGATGATGAAATCAAATGTTCCAAGGTTGAAGAAAAGGATGAGTCCCAAACCATCAAAGAAGTAGATGATGATGCCATAGGTGAAGAGGAGGTTGAAGTCATAAGCCCCATTGAAGAAAACAATGAAGTCAATATCCCCAGGGGCGACGGAGAAGAGGTTAAAAGTACCAGAGAAGGAGATAATAGTGTCAAAGGCATAGAGGGGACCAAAGTCAAAAACTCCAGAGTTGAGGAAGAGATTGAGGTCAGAAGTCCCAAAGAAGATGATGAAGTCAAAGATGAAGAGGGGAATGAGATCAAGAGTCCCCGAGACAAGGACGATGAGGTTGGAGATGAAGAAGAAGATGATGTCAAAAGCTACAAAGAAGATGATGAAGTCAAAGATGAAGAGGTGCATGAGGTCAAAATTCCCAGAGAAACGCAAGATGAGGTTGATGAAGAGGAAGTTGAGGTCAAAGGTTCCAAAGAAGATGATAACGTCAAAGATGAAGAGAGGGATGAGGTCAAGAGTCCCAGAGAAGAGTACAAAGTGGTCAGAGATGAAGAAGAAGAGGTCAAAAGCACCAAAAAAGAAAATATTCAGGCCAAAGATGATGAGGGAGATGAAGTCACCAGCCCTGGAAGAGAAGTACAGGATGTTGTCAGAAAAGATGTGGTTGGGATTGAAGACCCCAGAGCAGAAGACAAAGTCAGACGTGAAAAAAGGAATGTGGTCATTAGTTCTAATGTTGAAGTAAAGGAACCAACAGAAAAAGAAAAGGATGAAGTTAAGGGCCCCAGAGAAGAAGGTGGGAAGGTAAAAAATAGAGAAGGAAATATTATCATTGACCCCAAGGATGAGGATGCAGATGAGGTAAAAGGTTCTGTTGTAGCAGATGATTCGAGTATAGGTGAAGATGGGATCAAAGGCTCtagaggagatgaggatgaagtcAAAGTTCCCAGAGGAGAGGAAGGCGGCAATTTTAAAGGGtccagagaggaggaggaggaggaggaggaggatatgATCAAAAGCCCCAGAGATTTGAATGATGAGCTCGAAGGCCCCATAGAAGAGGGTGATGATGTCATCGGGCCCAGAGGTAATGAGGGAGAAGAGGTCAAGAGACCCCGAGGAGAGGAAGAGCTTGACCTCAAAGACTCTGAAAATAAAGAGAAGATAATGGTCAAGACTGGACAAAAAAGTGAAGAACAACATGGCACAGACAGTCTAGGAAAAGAGCAGAGAAAGGAGAATGAAGTATGTACAGTTGAAAAATCAGAAGAAACAAAGGTTACTGATCTGACAAAAAAGGAAAATCTGGGTGAAATCGTGGATGACAAAACTGTGTGGCATTTAAAGGGCCAAGTTAATGAGAGCAGCAAAACCAATCAATTGCAGAGTAAGAGCTTTGAAGAAATATATGAAGGCAAACCAGAGAGTAATTTCAAGAGTGTTCACAAGGCAATGGATAACAAAATTGAACAAGAGATGGTGAGAGAGGTGACGACTGGAATAACTGAAGAACCAACAGCACTAGAGCACCTGCAAGTTGGGGGTGAGAAAGAAAGGAAGCAAATACTGGATACCAATAGTTGTAATAAAACATTTGGGGATAATACCCAGACGTCAAAAAGGGTTGATAGCAGTTCCGAAGAAAAGGATGAAAAAGCAAGGTGTGAATTAAATGAAGAACAAAAAGAACTAGCAGAAGGTGGGGAGCAGGATTCATCAATAGGTAGAGTGTCATTGGGGGAAGTTACTAATCAAAGAATTCAAGATGGTGAAAAAGTGGATCTTGTAACGAGTGAAAGAGATACTTCTGGGGCCAACAAAGAACAAACGATACAGGACTCTGAGACAATCAAAACAAGGATAGAAGGCACAACAAATATTCAGAGTGGTATTGTAGAACAAGAGATCAGAGGCAAAGATGAGGATTCTGAGAAAGGGGATCCGTTTGAGTGGGATAAAGAGACAAATGAAATGTTGCAAGGTGAAATTCGAGATGATGAGGCACCTAAGAGTGAGGAGAAAAGGGAAAAGACATCTGCTGAAAGTGCGGCTGAACCCAGGTCCAGTGAGAATCTAAAAGCTAATACTGATTGTAATAGGGATGCAGAGTATGATGAGCAGAAGTGCCAGCATAGGAACAATAGTTCAAGACAATCCAGTTATGGTGAGGACCAGCCTCAGAGTGAGAGTCAGAAGGGTATGTCCAACATAAGTGGAGCAGAAGGAAATATGAAGGCAGATGAAGAAATGGGGCTTTCTGAGACAGCAAAGGATAGTAAGAGAAAAAGCAAAAGTAAAGATGAGTGTTCATTATCATGA